Proteins encoded by one window of Salvia splendens isolate huo1 chromosome 5, SspV2, whole genome shotgun sequence:
- the LOC121803487 gene encoding protoheme IX farnesyltransferase, mitochondrial-like isoform X1 has translation MMVAAAANSLNQVFEVKNDARMNRTRLRPLPSGRITRPHAVMWASSMGIAGTALLACEANMLAAGLAASNLVLYAFVYTPLKQIHPVNTWVGAIVGAIPPLLGWAAASGQISLNSMMLPAALYFWQLPHFMALAYLCRKDYAGGGFKMFSLADPSGYRTAWVALRNCLYLLPLGYLAYDWGIASGWFCVESTLLALAISSTAGLFLFNRTTKNARRMFHASLLYLPVFMGGLLVHRCYDNELSATVENSNQLAELPSSSSLDGDRTRSSTRKNGRPASSRPPVAYGSVAPFPFLPAPYISN, from the exons ATGATGGTTGCAGCTGCGGCTAACTCCTTAAACCAG GTGTTTGAGGTTAAAAATGATGCAAGGATGAATAGAACCAGATTAAGACCACTACCATCCGGGCGTATTACCAGACCTCATGCGGTTATGTGGGCATCTTCTATGGGTATAGCAGGCACTGCTCTGCTGGCTTGCGAG GCTAATATGCTGGCAGCAGGCCTTGCAGCTTCCAATCTTGTCCTCTATGCATTTGTATATACTCCTCTAAAACAAATTCATCCAGTAAACACCTGGGTTGGAGCTATAGTTGGTGCAATCCCACCTCTCCTTGG GTGGGCTGCAGCTTCTGGCCAGATCTCACTGAATTCAATGATGCTTCCTGCTGCTCTATATTTTTGGCAACTACCTCATTTCATGGCCCTTGCATACTTATGTCGCAAGGATTATGCCGGTGGAGG GTTCAAGATGTTCTCACTTGCTGATCCTTCTGGCTACAGAACAGCCTGGGTTGCACTGAGGAACTGTCTTTATTTGCTTCCGTTGGGTTACCTGGCTTATGACT GGGGTATTGCATCAGGGTGGTTCTGTGTGGAGTCGACACTACTTGCTCTTGCAATCAGTTCCACTGCAGGATTATTTTTGTTCAACCGTACAACAAAAAATGCACGAAGGATGTTCCATGCCAGCCTCCTTTATCTTCCCGTGTTCATGGGTGGGCTCCTAGTACACCGGTGTTATGATAACGAGCTGTCTGCTACTGTGGAGAATTCAAATCAATTAGCTGAGCTGCCATCATCGTCCTCCTTAGATGGAGACCGGACCAGATCTTCCACCCGGAAAAACGGAAGACCTGCTTCATCACGACCTCCGGTAGCATATGGCTCTGTCGCTCCTTTTCCATTCTTACCAGCGCCATACATCAGCAACTAA
- the LOC121803487 gene encoding protoheme IX farnesyltransferase, mitochondrial-like isoform X2, producing the protein MLAAGLAASNLVLYAFVYTPLKQIHPVNTWVGAIVGAIPPLLGWAAASGQISLNSMMLPAALYFWQLPHFMALAYLCRKDYAGGGFKMFSLADPSGYRTAWVALRNCLYLLPLGYLAYDWGIASGWFCVESTLLALAISSTAGLFLFNRTTKNARRMFHASLLYLPVFMGGLLVHRCYDNELSATVENSNQLAELPSSSSLDGDRTRSSTRKNGRPASSRPPVAYGSVAPFPFLPAPYISN; encoded by the exons ATGCTGGCAGCAGGCCTTGCAGCTTCCAATCTTGTCCTCTATGCATTTGTATATACTCCTCTAAAACAAATTCATCCAGTAAACACCTGGGTTGGAGCTATAGTTGGTGCAATCCCACCTCTCCTTGG GTGGGCTGCAGCTTCTGGCCAGATCTCACTGAATTCAATGATGCTTCCTGCTGCTCTATATTTTTGGCAACTACCTCATTTCATGGCCCTTGCATACTTATGTCGCAAGGATTATGCCGGTGGAGG GTTCAAGATGTTCTCACTTGCTGATCCTTCTGGCTACAGAACAGCCTGGGTTGCACTGAGGAACTGTCTTTATTTGCTTCCGTTGGGTTACCTGGCTTATGACT GGGGTATTGCATCAGGGTGGTTCTGTGTGGAGTCGACACTACTTGCTCTTGCAATCAGTTCCACTGCAGGATTATTTTTGTTCAACCGTACAACAAAAAATGCACGAAGGATGTTCCATGCCAGCCTCCTTTATCTTCCCGTGTTCATGGGTGGGCTCCTAGTACACCGGTGTTATGATAACGAGCTGTCTGCTACTGTGGAGAATTCAAATCAATTAGCTGAGCTGCCATCATCGTCCTCCTTAGATGGAGACCGGACCAGATCTTCCACCCGGAAAAACGGAAGACCTGCTTCATCACGACCTCCGGTAGCATATGGCTCTGTCGCTCCTTTTCCATTCTTACCAGCGCCATACATCAGCAACTAA
- the LOC121804410 gene encoding F-box/LRR-repeat protein At4g14103-like, translating into MGFAHKILKCSQPENEKIIEHDWLSNLHSDILYHILSFLSVTEATKTSLLSRKWRYIPDSLPYLNFDFRDFWNQEQCLALSYDECMIKFCSVVKWAFRMRDFSPIFRLRLHCDYFNAYQLQSLFCLCFVRNVQEVNISSGYGIRRCPIYSYLHAHVDAFIHNVNSLVKYNYPLGFWNLKTLNLVGVHFPDADIAKEVLSDCGVLENLSLERCCFRIIKFLKISAKRLRNLNFVNDGPYWWGHMCMFQGKLELHTPNLVSFYYSGPVIRLCQYSDMFFLKNASIKLRNQNNPGGLSVDLGTMISGIRHVEELSVSPNFVLYFSPELCGYGRKFSPFDSLRCLKIDMKGIVDHVEGLIKLLQHSPNLEALCIQFIQMLQSSRISHWMSREVDVPCLSHNLKEIEIVACRDPVNFTELIKFFLQNGKSLEKINIIQKEQRLNLERFYALHEVQLASEAVSVSISSASASGRKELIKLVYGKCGLSVVTETGISKIRLRRSIRIAAKKSARLVRGK; encoded by the exons ATGGGGTTTgctcataaaattttaaaatgttcACAACCTGAGAATGAAAAAATCATTGAACATGACTGGCTAAGTAATCTGCACAGTGATATCCTGTACCACATTCTATCATTTCTCAGCGTTACTGAAGCTACGAAAACCAGTTTGCTTTCAAGAAAATGGAGATACATTCCGGATTCATTACCATACTTAAACTTTGACTTTAGAGATTTCTGGAACCAGGAGCAATGCTTAGCTTTGAGTTATGATGAATGCATGATAAAATTTTGCTCAGTTGTCAAGTGGGCTTTCAGAATGAGAGATTTCTCACCCATCTTTAGATTGCGGCTCCACTGTGATTACTTTAATGCTTATCAGCTTCAGTCGCTTTTTTGTCtttgttttgtgagaaatgtccAAGAAGTTAATATTTCTTCTGGATATGGAATCCGGCGGTGTCCAATTTATAGTTATCTACATGCTCATGTTGATGCATTCATACATAATGTGAATAGTCTGGTTAAGTACAATTATCCGTTAGGGTTTTGGAATCTCAAAACCCTGAATTTGGTTGGAGTTCACTTTCCTGATGCTGATATAGCCAAGGAAGTGTTAAGTGATTGTGGTGTTCTTGAGAATTTATCTCTGGAACGTTGTTGTTTTCGGATTATAAAGTTTCTCAAGATTTCAGCCAAGAGGCTAAGGAATTTGAACTTTGTAAACGATGGTCCTTATTGGTGGGGACATATGTGTATGTTTCAGGGTAAACTGGAACTTCATACACCTAACCTTGTTTCTTTCTACTATAGTGGGCCAGTGATACGTCTTTGTCAATACTCAGATATGTTTTTTTTGAAGAATGCATCGATTAAACTTCGAAATCAAAATAATCCAGGGGGCTTATCTGTAGACTTAGGTACAATGATTTCAGGAATTCGTCATGTGGAAGAGTTGTCAGTATCACCAAATTTTGTCCTG TACTTCTCTCCTGAATTATGTGGATATGGTCGCAAATTCAGTCCTTTTGACAGTCTAAGGTGCTTGAAGATTGATATGAAAGGCATTGTGGACCATGTTGAGGGTCTGATAAAGTTACTCCAACATTCTCCAAATCTTGAAGCTCTATGCATCCAATTTATTCAG ATGCTTCAGTCCTCGAGGATAAGCCATTGGATGTCCCGAGAAGTGGACGTCCCATGTTTGTCGCACAACTTAAAAGAAATTGAGATTGTTGCGTGCCGTGATCCAGTAAACTTTACAGAACTTATCAAGTTCTTCCTTCAAAATGGAAAGTCTCTAGAGAAGATAAATATCATTCAAAAGGAACAAAGACTGAATCTCGAGAGGTTTTATGCATTGCATGAAGTTCAGTTAGCGTCTGAAGCAGTTTCAGTGTCCATCAGTTCAGCCTCTGCTTCTGGAAGAAAGGAGTTGATTAAGCTTGTTTATGGGAAATGTGGTTTGAGCGTAGTGACAGAGACTGGTATATCGAAGATTAGATTAAGAAGAAGCATCAG AATTGCAGCGAAGAAATCTGCTCGCTTGGTGAGAGGAAAATGA